The genomic stretch ATGACATTAAGAAGCCTCTGTCAAATTTTTAGCACCAGATCACACTTGATGCAACAAGAAATAATTTTTTGAAGTTATGGCTAGTTaaatgaaataaaaagaaatagtGAATAAGAAGGGTAGAATGCGAAATATAAATCTAGGTTGTTTAAAAATTTAGAAActggataactttccaaatgaacttagagcaaccctagagtgaccccaccttCTTTTTTAGAGTTCAAGTGAATGAAAGAACAATATATATGTACAGAATCACCATCAATCAAACCTAGGGTTTCAAACGCAAAAGCACTTTACCTTATGAAGAAAGTTAAGTTTAAACcttatctaggtgaatgtggtcattgTGGTTGTAATACTTCTGCACTATCATATGAAATGCATCCTGCATATGAAATCGTGGAACCCTTCTTCGATCGGCGAGGAACGCgatgattgatatcatggcaggcttcactaTGGTATTATTGTATTGACGTTAGACTATTGTTTTATTCCGCTGCTTTGAACTCTGAAACTCTAAATTTATGCATTTGAACAGCTGGGTGTAATAACTTAATGTGGGAGTGTTAATAATTATCTgtattgttgtaatctctggactcgcctttGTGTGAGAATGCTTTCGTTTCGAGCAGAGACAAGTGATTTATCgagtgaaacccgacagactaccaggTTAATTCGTTTAAAGTGACCTTTCGCATTTGAGATGAGGTTGAGTGCACTTTAGCTGAGTTAATTttggtggttctgccacagctgacATCAGAGCCGATTAAGCACccagagaaagcaacaagccctaaacatctttttcaataaaacttgcaagaagttcgttaaggatggaaattagtacgagaagccctaggggattttgggttaTTTCATATGGCTAGttaactattggttatcttaTACTGACTCCCAGCACTTTTTAATTCCTACAACAGTTAGCGCAAGGGTATGTCGATTCTGTAACGTACCCTTggcatcatatgcaaatatgatggcaacacataaaaagtgaatGCGCTATCTTAGGCGTATGAGCGTTGCCCGTACAGCGCAAATCATGCGGGTGTTGTTTCTacagtgaacggtaatgaatgtggacgctttcgtgagtgctgacATGAAAGATTTGAGTTGTATGAATAATCTTCTGTAGGTAAACTAACCACGCTTACGTTGAGTTAACGAACGGTTAGAAAAAtagactagctattatagggagagccgtaaaatgttgccttgccaccggcactaacctcGTAAGTCCAAGTAATTGGCAGTTGTTTGTGAGGACGGATAGGTTGTGTATGCATCATGTTAAAAACTTGCAAATTGGAAACTTGAACAAACTTTGCACGGTTAACATGTCAACCTAATGAAGTTCTCACAAAAATTCTTGCTGAATCACCTAAGGATTTTCTAGTTGTCTTGAATTTCAGCTATCTACTGTTAGAAAATTTTCAAGCTCCTAAATGCTCTTTGTTCCAGAAACATCCTATAGGAAAGTTGTTCAGATTTTATCATGTGAGATGCTTTAAagatttcatgaaatttggcCAAGTGGAACTCAAGTTATGATCAAATTAGTAACCCACTgtttgctgaaaaacagccaggaTAGAGATGCACAAATGGAATTTTTGAACCTAGACAACATTCGAATTTGTCTCTGAGTTGAATACTAAAGTTGTAGCACACTAAATTTCTTACTCACTGACTGAAGATGAGATTTTATGGGCACTTGAGTCAAGAGATATAAATTTTCTCCTAAGAAACAGTTTTCTAGCCCGCAATGTTTGACTGCACGATGAACTTTTTACATTCCGCACATGATTTATCTTGCTTCATCTTCTTATGAGAAAGCTTCAAAATTGTGTGATTAATGGGGAAAGTTCACTCTTACAAATGGTGCGCGGAACACATCAAACCCCTGCTGGTTTCGTACCAAGTGGTAGCGAGCAGCGgcagacaccaccaccaccacctcccctgCCTTCGATGGAGGCAATCCTTGCTGCCAAAACGGAGCTGCTGCGACACATTGTCCacggacaacagcagcagcaccagcagccaTATGGTGGGAGAAACGCCCACCAGCCGCAAGTCGCAAGCTATGCAGACTTCCTGGGCACCTAGCCCCCTCTGTTCCACAAAACAGAGGAGCCTCTCGACGCTGACGCCTAAATTCGTAtcatcgagtccaagttctcacTCCTTACGGAGCCTTGCCCGGATTAGAACATGGCCAAGTTCGTGAcacagcagctgcgtggttccacatggctttggtgggaccactatcatgccatgctgccggctaaTCACGTGGTTACATGGGATGAGTTCAAGGTCgccttcaggggccatcacatcatGGAAGGATTATTGGAGAGGAAATTGAATGAGTTTCTAGCACTTTCACAAGGCACACACAACATGCTACAGTATGCCTAGGCTTTCAATGACTTGTGtcagtgtggcggaaccgcccaaattaacttggctaaagcacacttaagccaCTTAgtacgcgatcatgtactttaaacaaatcTATTtagtcgtccgtcggatttcatccgataaaccacatatctcaggatcgagaaagcaagactcgcacgAAGGAGAGTGGTTACAGACATTATAACAGTCCATCTCAAataaacaagtgcatcaaattattacaacctcaagtttgaaattcaagcaaggtttgcagagttctcaaataaaagaaataactgagcagaagctaaacgtcgttgcaggatatcatgacgaagctgatcatgatatcaatgatcccggtcctcgccgtccgaggagggatcccactcaaccgtccaaccaagaggaagttggggaggccaagtgccacttgcagcgagctcgggggtattaacatcacctgaaaatatgtgccacaacaaggctgagcgactacactcaacaagacttaaccgttcGATGGTActattccaccaacacctagacatgcaagctttttggctctgggtttgtttttgccaaaagtgactagtgtaggtccttactttcaatattttagccacaagttccactgttgttttaccattctaagttagcaactatactaaaccaagcataatttccaagcaatttatgacaagcattaatattaacatcatcatcaagttacattcttacttagtgtagcatagcgatcaagcagtcccaaattgtgagaggtagacgaatcgattcgactttcttaaccatgcatggcaaacctaatcccacgacatccacgcaccatgAGGGGTCGTTGCATTtgttagccgtccccatcaattccctgacccatgtcgggcccacttcccttggtacaaggctccatagatcTGGTCTCTGccattctatgaccgcacttgtcaccacatgcggccgcaagggaaccctattccagagacagtggaacaaTCCACTCACGTTCCGGTTCAATCAGATACTAGGCTtctccatcccatactaggtatgagattagcactttcaaacacttgatcatgaacactagCACacctcgaccttagtccaatttcatgtagacagatggggcaatccactgaccaccaaaatagttcacagagccctaccccgtccatcgtccttatagttgtaacaaaaggaaagcaaacaactcctataactcactcgacttttactgagtcctattaagcattgcaactactcgacttaacatactagtgttcatatcaagggtactatattcatgcatctatggtttcaatcaactcctagaatgtaaatgcgcaatcaaagcaatcaattgtattgcaagtatttaaagataggaaatcatgctctagggcttgccttcacacggggagttagcgaactggtccttgGCTTGCTCCGGTATGGGCTCGGCTCCGACTTGATGTAGATCAGCTATGTCTCCTTCTTTTGGTGttgggtgaagctcgtacgttccgtcagaaaggttcagctctacatgaaatgcaaatgcatcaagttcaactTCCATGCCTTCTCATATAGGATGCAAAACACGAATTAGCACTGCAGTATAAATTACattatgaccacattcacctaaacaaagTTCTACACCTACTTTATCTGCATAAGATAAGGTGTTTTATGGTATACACCTGGGGTTGACTTGATgacgattgtgtacatatatacaacttaactttattaaactttaaatcggaaagttatcctatttctaaatgttttttttacctcttccgAAAAAGATTATTACCTTTACTTAaggttctttcttccatttaatttggttcatctccaaattttatttctattATCAACAGTAAGCTATGAAGTTGAAACTTTACCAGCAACTTAATCTTGCCATGATTAAGCTACTGCACAAATTCGAGGCTTATTAGagttgcacaaaaataattaaaattgtttcattttGACAAGGTAGTGTgtgcttaactatttttaagaCAGAAACCATAACAAATCTGGGTATGGATTTTTAACAGTAGATTCCAGAGGTGAAatagagcctttggtgaatttttcataatttttagtgaagggcatctttttccatacatttaccctaagggcctgtttgttttaTTGGAATTGGCTGGAATTGGAATTAATTTCCAAAGTCATCTTGTTTGGCTGCTCCCGGAATTGGAAAGAGGGATTCCTCAGGATTCCAACTCTATCTACCGCACATTCCGACCCTAAAAAGAGGAAATCCTTTCCTCGGTCCCGACCGCGACTCTTTCCCCCCCCCCGACTCCTtccccttgcgccgccgccccgactcCTTCCCCTTGCGCTGCCGCccacttcctccgccgccccctcctccacttctccgccgccccctcctccacttcctccaccggccccctcctccgctgccccctcctccccctccactTCCTGAGAAGGCGACGTCGAGGATCTCCAGAGCCGGCACAGAgtgcgccgcccgtgccgctcctccgcgcgagcAGCTTCTCGCCGGCGACCACACGCCACGCGGTGAGCCGGTGctccttccccctctccctccctctcttcctcgtcGACATACACAGCAATTTCTCTCCTAACCCTAACCcgatttgttcttttttagaGGCTGTAGACAGATCTGAGGGAAGGGAAGCACagggacgggaggaggaggagctcggcagCTATCCATTTTACTCACCGGAAGATCGACGTGCACCACCAATACTCCTGCCTTGGTGAGTCCTGCAGATCTAAGTTTTAAGCTTGCTAGTTTTAAGCATGAACTGCTAATTAGTTGTCTATCAAAAGTTTTAAGCTTGCTAGTTTCTACTTTCAGTAGAATGGAGATATGTACTAGATTTGTGTAAACCATAGGTCTGTACACGTGTTTTACTGGTATACACCAGATGCCCTTCTAATTTTATGGAATTTTCTTTTGCAATGAAACAAACGAGACTGCTTACAGTCTGAGACTTGTGCTTGCTTTATGCTACTACTACTAGTGGTGTTTCAAGTTACATATAGGTCCTGGTCCAATCGAAATATGGCCGCGGTTGCTCTTGCACGTCGTAGGTAGAGCAGCCTGCATAGCCTGTTTTATAATTCCAATAGTGTAGCTCAATATTGTTGTTTTAGGATATTCTGCTGGAATTAGCTAAATCTGTTCTTTAATCTACTCCATCCAGCAGAATAGTGTAATCCTGGAGTTTGATATTGGTTGGACATTTTGGAAAAATCTTCCCTTTTCTATGGAAGTACCAACAAGCAGTGGCGGGCCCACATTGATTCaagggtattcaattgaatacccattatttttgcaaaaacttTTCATGTATATAGTGTATTTTAGGTGTatgtatgaaaaaaacaaaaatacaaaagcTAGCATACACATTTCACTCAAAAAGGCCCACCAGAGGCCAACTTCGCTCTCCCTCGACTGGCCCAACTGGCCCATCCGGCCCATCCAGCCTGCATCTGCCCACACCCTAAATTCCCCACTGGCCCACCCGGCcacccccaccggccaccgtgAGCACAGGCACAGGGACGTCCAGGCGCGCGATTGGGCGAACCCTAGGTCACTagcggcgtccggcggcggcggcgcccggcggtaGGCCCTGCGGCCGGCGCGCGATTGGCGCCGAGCGGAGGCGCCGCGGGCCGCAGCTGCCGACgcaccggcagcggcgggcgcgccgcgcgcgcctgctCGGGCTCGGCTGCTACCGGTGGGCGGCGGCTACTGGAGCCACCGTCCCACCGAGCCAGGAGGGCAGCGCGCCAGCGCCGcagcgggcgccgggcggcctGCGCGGCTGCGCCCTGCGCCCCTGCCGGCTGCCGGCTGCCGACTGGCTGCCGCCCTGCCAGGGCTGCCCCGGCGGcctgcgcgcggccgcgcgcgcggttgggcgccgcgacgccggcgacggccgaGTGCCGacgacgggccggcggcggcgggcgcgcaggTGTAGCGCGCTGCGCTTTACTGGTGGCCGAGCGCCCGAACCAGTGATTGCCAGTGATTGCTATCAGAACTGATTGCTATTCCTCCGCGAGTCCAGTGATTCATCAAGTCTACTGATTGCTATTCCTGATTGTTTGTGAAATTGAGGTGAGCATTTTgccattttcaattgtttgtcaAATTAGGAAGCACATCAACTTGCAAAATGTGGATGCTCATGAATTTAGTTCAATGTGAAATTGTGTAACTTTTAGGTTTgaaccatgaagaggaagggtagTGCCGCCACTGATTTGAGGATTTTCATGGCAAGGGCTGCTGCAAAGTTATCCTATAGCTTGTAAGTAGtaatctttgttaccattttgctgttttagcctctatttatttcacatgttgccacttttatatgttgatcattagtagctggacaattttaatttgtgatcaattttattaatcaatgatgctaccacttaattctgtgttataaaattataatttattctatcaaatttttttttcttgccatctccaattttgaatacccatagtcCAGATCCTGCGCCCGCCTCTGCCAACAAGACTGTTCAAAGGTTGCAAACTCACCTTTCCTCATCTGAGAGGCTTCCATGACATCACTGATACAAGTGCATGTGTGACATGTAACGGTGcattatttttataagatgATATGGCATTATGTTGCAACTTGTTGCCAATGTGTATTCAATTCCTCACGATGATCTTACAAGCACCCCTTTTATTGTCCTATATATCTAGTACATAAACTGGTACTGCTTTGGACAATGACTAACACATTCGGTCCCTCATTTTAGCTGCCCTATCCAAAATGGTTAGAATTTAAAAACTGATGTGGTTGCATATATTGTCTTAACTTTTTGTGCCATCTCATTTTTCCTTTCAAATGCAATTGGTTCCTATCTAACGCTTGATGCTAAATCTTCATGGTTGCTGACTGGATGAACGTGGTCTTAAGAGATGTCAGCAAGGGTTCATGCAAATGCATAGCTTCTAATGCTCCTTTTTTTTGCCCGTTCCATGAACCAATGTTTGCCTTGGATAAAAAATAACTGTTTTATCACCATTTACATGTGCCTGTTAATATTGGATGTGCTGTTTGCCTTGGATGTGCTGTTTGCCTAGGTTCAATTATTCATTTAATGTTACTTAAGGCCAATTATTTCACTATCTCAGattcttttctcttttgttaGCTACTGGTTAAGGCGTTGCTGGGCGGCTTCAAGAAGGGTGCAAGGAACTGATATGCTGAGGCACTGATACATTGTAAGTTCAAAGATTAGCGAGTGGATACATTGTCAGATATGATAGTCTGATACATTGTACATTTTTTTTACGGGGTCATCATGCATTGTGTAGTGTGGTACTGATGGAAACCCCAACTGATTTTCTTTTCAAGACTTGTTGAAGCAGATCCCGTTTAATATTTTGTAGCCATAGAAATAAATTACCAAAGATTATATGTCCCTCTGAAATTTTACTTGGGGTGATTGTTGATCAAATTGAATGAGGGTTGTTCAGGTGGAACATGTTTCAGACCACGTATGTGGCTATGCACTGCACCAAACCTTACACATTCGTCTTCAAATGGAAGAAACAACAAGTACGTGAGTTCTGCAATATATAACTGGACAGAAACAAGCAACCTCTAGTGTCCATCGTCTATAGAAAATTATGGTTGATGTAAACTAGAAATCTGTAAAGACCATGAACCTTGTTGAGTGCATTCTGTTTTTTGGACTGGTAGGCATTAGGAAAACCTTCAAAACTTTCACCACAAGGATAGTTCCATGTGTACCATGGATATATGTTAACTGAGAATCTGAAATCCTTGTTTTTTAACACAAGAAGTTACTGATTATCCAAAATAGTGTAACACATGAAGTTACTGATTATTTTTTGTCTTCTGATTATCCAAAATAGTGTAGCATTTTGATGATAAATTAAAATATTCCTTTTTGCATATGTGCTTTAGATGCCTGACAACAACATAGACTTGGTTAATACAAGCATGGAGCAAATGAGAGAGATAcgtaggaaaaagagaaaaagagtgGCTGCTTTATTTGTTTCTACTGTCATGAGCATGATTGTGCACTGGTATCAGCGTAAGAGACCTAGACATATCGTTGATCCGGATGAAGTGGCTGAGAGAGATGTAGCTACACGCAAACAAATGCTAAGAAATCTGTACCAAGGATCAAATGTCTATTGCTATGATAGTTTGCGCCTAACTAAGAGATCATTTTATGACCTATGTGCCATCTTACGTGAGAGATGTGGTATGTGTGATAACAAGAATGTGTCGGTAGAAGAAAAGGTAGCAATCTTTTTGCTTGTAGTGGGTCATGGCACTAAGATGAGGATGATTCGTAGCTCATATGGATGGTCACTTGAGCCAATCTATCGTCACTTCAATGTGGTGCTTAGAGGTATTCTATCATTATGCCATGAATTTATCAAGCTTCCTGATCCATCAGCTGTACAACCTGAGGATTCCAAGTGGAAGTGGTTTGAAGATTGCCTTGGAGCATTAGATGGTACACACATTGACGTTTTTGTGCCTTTGGCTGACCAAGGGAGGTATAGGAATAGGAAGCAGCAGATTACCACCAATGTTTTAGAGGTTTGTGATCGTCACATGAAATTTGTTTACGTCTTAGCAGGATGGGAAGGATCAGCTTCAGATTCACGTGTGCTACGTGATGCAATGTCTCGGGACGATGCATTTGTTATTCCAAGTGGGAAATACTATCTAGTAGATGCGGGATACACCAATAGACCAGGCTTTCTTGCTCCATATCGATCCACTCGctaccacttgaatgagtgggctGCTCAAGGGCATAACCCATCCACTGCCAAAGAACTATTCAATTTGCACCATTCAACTGCTAGAAATGTGATAGAGAGAACATTTGGGCTATTGAAGATGAGGTGGGCTATACTAAGAAGCAACTCATATTTTGACTTGCAAAATCAGGTATTCCGTAGTTAGTAACCTAGCTTGAAATTCATCTCTGAATGACCCTAGCTAGCATGCAActcatttctactaaattcttgcagattaggatcattaatgcttgctgcatattgcacaactttgtaattgatagacagagagatatggatgactTACTTATACACCAAGTTGATCAAGTAATATCTTTTGAACCtcatgaagttcaaagtgaagtGGGTATGATTACCAATGTTCAATCAACAAATGAATGGAGCAATTTTAGGGATACCAAAGCTAACCAAATGTTTGCTGATTACCAAGCAAGACGTGGTCAATGTATgataaattctatcatcaatgCATGCTCAAACTTATGATATTTGGTTTTGCTCCTTAATATTTTACTAACAACCTTTTGTGAACTTTTTCCTTGTAGGATATGGAGAAGAGCAAGAAGTCAGGCTCGGGCAGGGGTTACATTTCTTGGAATGACGACATGGACAAGGCTCTTCTTGACACATTTGTGGAGTACTATAACAAGGGTGACAGATGCCAGAATGGGTGGAAGTCTCATGTCTATACAGCTGCTATCAAGAATGTCCGAGAAAAGTGTAATGTGGATATCTCAAAAGACAACATCATGGCGAGGAACAAGACCTTTGACAAACACTAcactatcatcaatggtatgctggaatcaagtggatttggttgggattggaacaaaaacaaaatatctGTTGATAGTGATTCTGTATGGGAAGAGTATGTGGCGGTAAGTTTCAAAAACCACTTATTTACTTTAATTTGTGTTAAGTATGGAGTGAGTATTACTCTTGCATTTTAGAGATTTGGGTGGGAAGGTTTTGTGTCATTGAATTTGGCTCCTGGCTGTAATGTCGCAGCATCCAGAGGTCATCTGATGAGTTACTGGGGTCAATTTTTGGGTTAGCAGCATATCTATGTTCAGAGCATGTCTGCCTCTGATTTGGCTGTTTCCTTGCTGAGGGTCCAGCAACATGGCTGCCTTCACTAACAGCCCACTAGGGATTCTTGGGGAAATTGAGTGGTGGTATTCCCGCTTCTGTTTGGTTGTCTGTTCCACTAAATTTAGGTCCAAGAGCTGTACATAATTTGCCTATATTGAGTGGTAAGCCTGAATGTCGGTAATTCCATATCTGGTCATCATGCAATGTGGAGTGaccatttgcatttgcattgtcGAGCTAAAACTATTGAGTGGCAAGGTTTTTTTAGTTGACATTTCTTTGTTTTGGGCTTTTGGCTTGCTGCCATATTGTAGTGTCAAAAGATCACTGGGCAGTTTTTAGGTTGATCATTAGGGCAGGTCTACTTCTTGATTGGGCTGTGCTAAGGATCCAGTGTAACACGGTGTCATAGTATAGCTAGTTTGTGATCACAGGTCTACTTTATAGTAGTTTGTGATCATATCCCAAAGATCTGATAATCTGATACACAATCCCTTTAGTCCAACATGTGTAGGGTGCTTAACATGTAACAACCAGACATGTAACAACCAGACATGTCGTCATCAGTTGTTTGAGCTTCTGGGTACTAGTTTTGACTCTAAACTTCCATttattttttgtaaaaaaacaaagaagcttCTGGGTATAGGCACAAGACTGTCTTGTACTGGGACTCAATTAGCTTGGTGTTTGGCAAAGACCATGCTACCGGTGAAACGGCAAGGACTGCAGCTGAGAGCTCAAAAGACATGAGTAAGGAAGATCTTAGTAACAAAGAGCCCacatcatcggcaacttcaGGAAGTTTAAAGAGGCAACAGTCAGGCGACTCTTTTACCTCTATGATGGCTGAAAAACTGGACAAGTTCGCTGAAGCACTAAAGGAGGAAGCTCCTAAAGGaccaacatcaaaagaaattctagaCACACTGAATGAAGTACAAGGATTGGATGAAGACACTTTGttggacctatttgatatcctgaCCGGTGATGCACGCAAGTACGAGTCTCTGTTGGCGCTTCcagagaggatgaggaagaggtggctTCTAAAACAGCTCAACAAGTGAAGAAACTAGTTCATCTATATCAAGTGATGGATAATATCTATT from Setaria italica strain Yugu1 chromosome II, Setaria_italica_v2.0, whole genome shotgun sequence encodes the following:
- the LOC101781003 gene encoding uncharacterized protein LOC101781003, coding for MEAILAAKTELLRHIVHGQQQQHQQPYGGRNAHQPQATSRISRAGTECAARAAPPREQLLAGDHTPREAVDRSEGREAQGREEEELGSYPFYSPEDRRAPPILLPCYWLRRCWAASRRVQGTDMLRH
- the LOC101774554 gene encoding uncharacterized protein LOC101774554 is translated as MEKSKKSGSGRGYISWNDDMDKALLDTFVEYYNKGDRCQNGWKSHVYTAAIKNVREKCNVDISKDNIMARNKTFDKHYTIINGMLESSGFGWDWNKNKISVDSDSVWEEYVEKNKEASGYRHKTVLYWDSISLVFGKDHATGETARTAAESSKDMSKEDLSNKEPTSSATSGSLKRQQSGDSFTSMMAEKLDKFAEALKEEAPKGPTSKEILDTLNEVQGLDEDTLLDLFDILTGDARKYESLLALPERMRKRWLLKQLNK